A single window of Columba livia isolate bColLiv1 breed racing homer chromosome 16, bColLiv1.pat.W.v2, whole genome shotgun sequence DNA harbors:
- the TP53INP2 gene encoding tumor protein p53-inducible nuclear protein 2 isoform X1 — protein MFQRLTSLFFSDSSTPEGLEEPKPLVEEEEEEDGWLIIDLAGSRARPGAARRAGAGGTGRLARSRPAPPGPPPPPTASPAPAGPCLMDESWFVTPPPCFTAEGPGPDGMGSSPMEDLLIEHPSMSVYVTSTLEVEGEGTDDDAAGEEPEPRLEQHVPHRSGSLAVQAAILEKVGQARRVQRARQRAERPWLSQKALQRQNRARQRPLRRDRPHAGTFIHQPCQRHCSY, from the exons ATGTTTCAGCGCCTCACCAGCCTCTTCTTCAGTGACAGTAGCACGCCGGAGGGCCTGGAGGAGCCCAAACCCTTggttgaggaggaggaggaggaggatggctGGCTCATAATTGATCTTGCAG GCAGCCGTGCCCGCCCTGGCGCAGCCCGGCGAGCAGGCGCTGGCGGTACCGGGCGCTTGGCACGATCCCGCCCAGCACCCCCCGGTCCCCCACCGCCGCCCACCGCTTCCCCGGCTCCGGCCGGTCCCTGCTTGATGGACGAGAGTTGGTTTGTCACCCCACCCCCCTGTTTTACTGCAGAAGGGCCCGGCCCCGATGGCATGGGGAGCAGCCCCATGGAGGACCTGCTCATCGAGCACCCCAGCATGTCCGTCTACGTCACCAGCACTCTCGAGGTGGAAGGGGAGGGCACCGACGATGATGCTGCCGG GGAGGAGCCGGAGCCGCGGCTGGAGCAGCACGTCCCGCACCGCAGCGGGTCCCTGGCGGTGCAGGCTGCCATCCTGGAGAAGGTGGGGCAGGCGCGGCGGGTGCAGCGGGCCCGGCAGCGGGCGGAGAGGCCCTGGCTCAGCCAGAAGGCCCTGCAGCGGCAGAACCGGGCTCGCCAGCGCCCGCTGCGCCGGGACAGGCCACACGCCGGCACCTTCATCCACCAGCCCTGCCAGCGCCACTGCAGCTACTGA
- the TP53INP2 gene encoding tumor protein p53-inducible nuclear protein 2 isoform X2, whose protein sequence is MFQRLTSLFFSDSSTPEGLEEPKPLVEEEEEEDGWLIIDLAEGPGPDGMGSSPMEDLLIEHPSMSVYVTSTLEVEGEGTDDDAAGEEPEPRLEQHVPHRSGSLAVQAAILEKVGQARRVQRARQRAERPWLSQKALQRQNRARQRPLRRDRPHAGTFIHQPCQRHCSY, encoded by the exons ATGTTTCAGCGCCTCACCAGCCTCTTCTTCAGTGACAGTAGCACGCCGGAGGGCCTGGAGGAGCCCAAACCCTTggttgaggaggaggaggaggaggatggctGGCTCATAATTGATCTTGCAG AAGGGCCCGGCCCCGATGGCATGGGGAGCAGCCCCATGGAGGACCTGCTCATCGAGCACCCCAGCATGTCCGTCTACGTCACCAGCACTCTCGAGGTGGAAGGGGAGGGCACCGACGATGATGCTGCCGG GGAGGAGCCGGAGCCGCGGCTGGAGCAGCACGTCCCGCACCGCAGCGGGTCCCTGGCGGTGCAGGCTGCCATCCTGGAGAAGGTGGGGCAGGCGCGGCGGGTGCAGCGGGCCCGGCAGCGGGCGGAGAGGCCCTGGCTCAGCCAGAAGGCCCTGCAGCGGCAGAACCGGGCTCGCCAGCGCCCGCTGCGCCGGGACAGGCCACACGCCGGCACCTTCATCCACCAGCCCTGCCAGCGCCACTGCAGCTACTGA